AAAGAACGCGCCCGGACCAAGCAGCCCCAAGTCGCCGGCAAAGAAGGGTGCTGCACCCGGAACACCGGGAAAGTCCACCCTGAAAAAAGCACTGGGGTCGCTCTTTAAAAGCTCCTCCCCGAAGCCTCCTGCACTGGGGGCGTCTCCCTCGAATATCACCGCCCGAACAGGCGACTGGGTCGAGGAGCATCAGGGGATGGGTTGCGTGGAAACTGATCCGGACACCGGATCACCGCTCCCCGTGTACCATGAGCCCCAGTACCAGTACTTCGATAACCGCGGTGAGGCAATCGAGGTGTTCCCACCCAATGTGCTCGAGCAGGAAGGCATACGCACCAAGGCCCCGCTGGCCTCGGTGGAAGACCTCACCAGTCCGGGGAGCGAGCGTCCGGACAGTCCCATTCCTTCGACCTCCTTCGAAACCGAGGCCAGGATCCGCGACCCTCCGCCGCCGGACCGTTCCCCGTCGCCGCCTGTGAGTCGCTACCCTGCCAACCAGGAAGCCAAAAAGAAAGGGCGCGAGAAGTCTCAGTGAGGCGGCTGGGCGCCCACGAAAACGGCCAGAACATGGACGGCCGTTTTCGCTGTACGTGAAGACTCGTTCGCGCTGTTTGTCGCAGTGTTATCCGCAGTGATCTGAGGAGCACCTGCTGTCATTAGTTTCTTAAGATTGTACTGTCTACCCTATACATCTGTGCTGCTGCAAAACATGGCAATCTGTAACCGCTGCATTCACTTCGCTAAGTTTTCCTCATGACGCCCCCTTCGCAACGTGTTCGAAGAAGCTCCATAACATTACTTCTTGTTATCAACTTCATGCTGCTCAGGACTCGGTGGCGATCTCGGCAATACTCTGCTCTTTATCGACCACCGGTTTCACGTAGCATATTTACACGCCTTCGCCTTTTCACTACATTTCACTTGCATTATGCCCTCGCAGCACCATTTGGACACCGTACTTTTTATCGTCacgtttaaatttttttttctacagcttcTGTGAATAAACAGTGCCTCGTGTGCTTCACGAAATATACGTCTGTTGAATTCTTGCACTCTAACCAAGCAGGAAAACTGTTTCGGATGCTTAAAACATGGCTGCTTCTCCAGTAATTGAGAATAGGTGTAAGCATCAAATGGCTATTAGTAATGTAGATTTGTTGTACATGATACTAGGCACAGTCTTAGGGACGTAACAAGGGTCGCCGCACGCAGCGTGCCGCCATCTATCGAAGAAGGCGGAAAACCGTGCCGCGAAGCTGTTGCCTCTTCGATTTGCTCCGGCTGCGCGCCACCACTAGCGTTTAAAAGAGCAAGTGTGTGGCGCCACGCATCTGCCGCAGGAACGTCGCTATTAGATATTGCACGTAAAACTTTAGTGTACTTtaagttacagcttcagtgataaTGTCAACAAATACGGAGAAGAACTCGGAAGCACTATCTTTTGCAATTTGTTTAGACCTTACCAAGCTTGTGTGATGTGGTCCTGTACGAAGGGTTGACGCCCAGAGACCGCATTTTTAAACTCTTGCCTGAGTGCTCAGATGTTCACGTGTCGTTCTCGCAACGATGCCACGATGTCTCGTTAGAATGCCCGCGTTACTGCGCTGGCTTCTGGCTCATGGTCATTCGAAGGCCACCGACAAAGGAAATAAATTCCAATGCATTACACTGAACATTTTCTACGCAGGAAAAAAATACGAAGTTTGCCTTCGGGAGGCAAATACTAAAAGATAAAAGCCTGAGGCGTTCTTGACCTCCTGATAACAAATACAGTCTACATCGGtgacatacacatatacacatcAGTGACGTATGATACACACGTCATTGGTATGAGATACTTGCTTGGTTTTACATGCTATCGTATtcatgttttcgttttttttcgtaCACATTCAAAATGATTTATACATTCAGAACACGCTTTCTTcggcacacatacacaaaaacgGTATACATTTTAAAACACGCTTGtttctacataatatacattcAGAATACATTCGGCACTAAAGAGAAATCATTGTTGGAATCAAAGGATTATGTTTTGTTATCACGGCTAAcagcaagaaaaataaacaaaaataaaccaCGTATATAAATATTGTTAAATGCAAATCCCTATGGACCTTCTATGACGTTCGACGAAGGTAGCAATAACTTATGATGGCATTTAAATTGTTTAGCTTTCAGTGTAAagcaggcgcgtagccagggAAAGAAAGGCGTGAGGCCCCCCCCCTTCCTGAAATGCTAATTAAGGGGAGTTTTTTggcaaaaataaataacgaaaataggtgtttttctaaaatactCAAGGCCTCGAGCaagtgcttcccccccccccccgaaaaaatttcctgtCTACGGGCCTGGTGTAAAGTCTATATTCGATTCGTAAAGGTTTAGCAATTGTATAAACTTATAATCAAAAGCCTACTTGCCAGAGTTCGTACGTGTTTGCCTGGTTTTGCcggcgaaatttctgaagccataTTTTGTTGATAGCAGTGCGTGGGAAGGAATCCTGTAGTTTATGTTTATGAATGTGTTCCATCTGCTTAAGAATATATACGTATGAAATTAGACGTTATATACTTCAGGGGGACTCCGGATTATATCTGGTCACCTcggggtcctttaacgtgtacctaaacaTAGGTGCGGTGCGGCCGCGGTTGTATAGCGGtcatggtgttcgactgctgacccgcaggtcgcgaaaTCGAATCCTGGACCCATTTagaaggaggcgaaatgctagaggcctatgTACTCCGGTTTagttgcatgttaaagaacccaaggtggtcgtaatttccggagccctccactacggcgtatctcataaggACATTGTCGTTTTGCCACCTAGTACCCAAGCAGTTATTATTCTAAACCTAGGTAAGGGTGTTTTAGGGGCTCGTCTCtgtagaaatgcggccgccgtgcctAAGAATCGAACCAGCAGCCGAAGACCTTAGCCGCAGAGTGACAACGGTGGGTGAATTCGGGAGAATTCAGGTGCTTGCTGGAAGCATTCTTTGCATCTTGGCTGTATGACGCATGCACCGCTTGAGAAGCACTGAGAGTTATCATTATCGTCGTCtatcgtggctaacagcgcggCTAAGGTGGATGAAGACACTAAGGGGACACACGCCAAAGCGCCGGCTTTTAACCGCGTCCGTACTAGTAGCGCTGGTATCCACGATGAAtctctaccaactcgcccagtattccaCCCTACTTAATTATCGCAGCCGTAGATGGTACGACACGAAGGTTTGAAACAAAAAATGTTGCCGAGGAAATTGCTGGGCAGTCGCTGCTACGCATGTTTGCTAGCAGTGATCGAACGTCTTTAAAGACAATGACCAGTCGGTGCTGTTCGACAGAGAATGCCAAAATGCGCACTGATGATAATAAAACAAGGTAAACCACTCAGtatcaaaaattggccgcgtatctgcgtgcttcgctgcaaatgtcgtctaaagacgatagaagaggcactgcgtgagatatgaacgccatctggcaatacgtcgggaaacgtgaatgctgtgctgcgggctggtagtcccggcgcagcagcaggcgaagaccggcggtgaccaacgcgaccggcggggaccccagccagcccgaacacgcggtttggcgcgaagcgcctaagcagaagaaacgtccgcactcaacgagtactctccacacactcttttatattcacgtcgcctgggtaaagcaggaatgccagagcggcgccccatggcattcgtacagtgcaatactgaaccgaaaccgaaacacaacaatgagctcgtgcagagggcacggaggaagccaagtttcggcgcagtcgcattttcagcgcagcttaagaaactagggcctctagaattacgtatctatgtattttctattaaaggaacacaccacctaatacttacctagtgatgttgcgcctgagatatgcgtaatgtttgctttttcatcaacaatgtacacaagtatgaacctagtcagccgttcacgatggctggcccttggcaagtggttcaactttggccgagtggctgaatcgagggacgtgccgacaaacagaaaaacagaaagacagaccaaattttctgcgtttaagttccccaaaaaggactatcatctttaaaaacgaagaattaaacccaGTTCCACGTCTGTGAATTTGAGTAAACACTGGAGCTGGCGAGCGcagatgatggtgatgatgattgcctttatgaatggctcacacccactctgcggggttggccaagaaacgaatataTCATGGATAAATGTGGCCACACATTAATTGTATTACTAATTAATTATATAATAGAAtaaattaataatgctaattAGAAATTTCAAATCAAAACAGCCCTGATTCAATGAAGATGATTTTGAACAGCGGAACATTTACAAGTGCTGTGTGCTGTGTGACGAATTATGAGTGAAATTGAGAGTATCGGACTACTGacagcggctttcgccagagagtcCGCCAATCATTCATTTTTATCCTTTTGTGgccggtacccagattaatctgaTTAAAGTTACGTGGGCGGGAGCAAGTAAATTAAAAGTACGTGATAACTGAGAATCACTATTTGCTgcgagtgctgaacacaaagataaagaATCTGTATGTATGgccagattgagttctttcttcaccttcttcaacttctttctttcatctttctttatctCGTTCTACATGTTCTTTCATTGTTTATCTCCTTCTATAGTGCCCTCTcacctcatttccctcctcctcacactcacttctttttcccacccacttccatgctttaccctctgccACCTCCCTGCTTTACCCTGTCCCATGCTTTACCCTcaacaagggtaccaatatgggcaTGTTGGtgcatcgtaaactggctagtagcatagcgcgggaagacacaaggacaaaggagaagtacgagacgaacgcaagcgctaaatttcaacaacgaaaattttattttcaggatcggtcatatatacacacatgaaatCATGCGACAGCCGtgagatattttcgtttacaCTTGATAGCACATGGAAAAGGGCGTTCAATCTTATCCGTCATACCTGAGGACAGCAGTTTATACATGGCAACCAACCTTAACTGCAGGGCATGcgtaaatattcaatttctttggtgGATAATGACCGTGACACCTTGCTGATACAGTGGTCGCCGGCAGAAAGGATGCGATCTGCCTCTATTATCAGTCTTACAGGTTCCGATTTGTGGTCTTTTCAGCCCGAACAAGTTGAGCACCCTATGTCGAGCTACTAATCCGGTAATGACTACCGGGTCGGTCTGTGGACCAACCTGGTAGTCATTTCCACGAGGATCAGTTTGTCCCGTGCACTGTTGGCGTGTTTATCGCATTCCCCTCTCGTGCGGCAATTACATAGGCCAGACCGGAAGATGTATTAACGACCGGTTGAGGGAACACCGAAATAAAGTGAAAGGTGTGTGAGGTGACGGTTTTTTAGCACTTCACTAGAAAACGTGTGCATGCCACCCGGTACTAGAGGATACTGCCGTTCTTTCGAGAAGTAAATGGGAGCCTGTAAGACTGACAATAGAGACAGATCGCATCCTTTCTGCCGGCGACC
The nucleotide sequence above comes from Rhipicephalus sanguineus isolate Rsan-2018 chromosome 8, BIME_Rsan_1.4, whole genome shotgun sequence. Encoded proteins:
- the LOC119402503 gene encoding neurofilament heavy polypeptide-like yields the protein MSTEGKSSSKKQHDSQMDPQKKTVEADDSGLGTTKSRTTSSDVTSGDVHDPPKVGLSRAKSPAKKSAPGPSGAKSPAKMNAPGPSVTKSPAKKNAPGPSSPKSPAKKGAAPGTPGKSTLKKALGSLFKSSSPKPPALGASPSNITARTGDWVEEHQGMGCVETDPDTGSPLPVYHEPQYQYFDNRGEAIEVFPPNVLEQEGIRTKAPLASVEDLTSPGSERPDSPIPSTSFETEARIRDPPPPDRSPSPPVSRYPANQEAKKKGREKSQ